The region CATTGTCGCGGGTAAGGTCTGTTTTTATACCGGATGATTTTTTAGGATAAGCCACCCAAAGTATGCCTTCGGGCTGCAGCAAGGCCACTGCCTGTGGGGCCAGTTGCGCCAGCTCGCTGGCCTGCTGCACGAACAGGAGCACCGCCTCGTAGGAACCTATACCTGGTGCTTCATCGGCTCTTGTAAACGTATATCCCTCCTGCCGCAGTGCCTGCGCTGCACCCTCAGGGGCCATCAACAAAAGTATAGCTTGCTCTTTTTTGAGCTGTAGTTTCTTTCCGAGGTCTGCCATCGTATAGTTAGGAGTTGAGAAGTATAACCCTGACTAAATTACTACAAAAATTGCACTCCTGCACCTGATGCAGGCATTTTAACAACTGCCGAATCCAGCCGGCAACTTTATGCTTACGGCATAAGTATAAACCAGCACTACGCACTACAGCTGTCTTCTTCATCCCTCCCCAGCGCCTGCTAAGGGCCTATTTTAAAGATTTCCTAACACAGGGGCAACATTAATCAGAGTAGCATAGTATAACTAAATATAGTTAAAAACATATTTAATAATATCTATGCCTATGTTTAGAATTTCTACTTCTGTTATTTCCGTATTAAACCGATTTGTTTTGTTACTGCTGCCAGTGCTTTTTATAGCTGCCTGTTCTGCCCACGTGGAGCGCGAGACAGACAAGAAGCAGCAGGATACTACCGTGGCCGTGGTAGCCTCTAAAAAGGTGCCCAGCGTTACGGTAGCCTCTTTCCAGAGCCAATCCGATGAGGTTTATTTCGACCTGATTGCCAATACCTCCAGCTGCCTGGGCGAAGACCTGTGGTTCGGGGGCAAGCTTGAAAGCCAGAGCAAAGCGTATTTGGCAAACTCAGGAGGCATTACGCAGCAGAAAGTGTACAGAGTTACCGAACTTACCGCCACAGGCCTTAACAGCAACAACAGCTATAAGGTGAACAACAACACCAACACGCTGCGCGCCGTGGTGAGCGAGAAGGGCGAGATCTTTCTGCAACTAAGCCAGGGGCAGCTGCAACTACTGCCACAGGCCAACGAGGAGCCACTCGTGCTGGCGTACCAGCCAAACCCGAGCGATGGCTACTACGATGGCACCATCGGCCGCTGGAGCTGCAGGTAAGGCTTAGCCAATTTTAAAAACAAGAGGAGCCCGTGCCGGTAAGGTGCGGGCTCCTCTTTTATACTTTCGGCCATGTTAGCCGGGATTTTCGTATTTTTGTAGTATGATTCTGTATAATGAGACGATAAGTATTGAAAACACGGTGGCCGATGAGTGGCTGCAGTGGATGCAGGAAGTTCATATTCCGGCAGTAATGGACACGGGTTACTTTCTGGGCAACCAGATCAGCCGCCTGATGCACGAGGTGGCCAATGACGGCACCACCTATGCCGTGCAGTATACCTGCCACAGCTTGGAAGACCTGGAAGAGTACCAGCGCGAGCAGGCTCCTGAGATCGATCTGCGCCACCACGAGCGTTACCAGGGCAGGTATGTGGTGTTCCGCTCCATGCTGGAGGTGGTAGCCCGCGATGTAGAGCGTAAGGGAGAGGAGTAAAGTATAAGGCAGCGGCGCCAGCGATTTTCTGCAAATCGCTGGCGCCGCTGCCTTATGTTAGGTTAAGAGGCATACTGCCGTATCTGCTCCTCGTTCAGGCTGCAGTTGATCCACTCACTGTCCAAAGCGGCGCCGATCTTCTTGTAAAAGGCAATGGCCGGCTCGTTCCACTCCAGCACCTGCCACTTAAAGCGCTTGGCGCCCGTGTCTTTTGCCTCCTGCGCCACCGCGTTAAACAGCCGCTTACCAATGCCGGTACGCCGCAGCCGCTCGGTTACCACCAGGTCTTCCAGAAACAGCATCCTGCCTTTCCAGGTGGAGTAGGCCGTGTAGTATAAAGCAATGCCTACCACGCCTTCCTCGGTCTCAGCCACAAAAAACTTGTAAATCGCGTTTTCGCCGAAGCCGTCACGCTCCATTTCCAGCAGCGTGTTGGTAACCTCATCCGGCGCCCGCTCATACGCCGCCAACTCCTTAATCAGCGCATACACCTGCGGCAGATCATCTATCGTTCCTTTTCTTATCTCTATCATGTTAATTGTTGATTGCTCCTTGTTGATTGTTTGGCCAGTGATGAAGGAGACTTTACTGATGCATAAGCTCCTACATACTTTATAACTTCCAAACTTTCTAACCTTCTAACTCTCAAACTCCTAAACTCTCTAACTCCCAAACTGTCCTGGCTTGTACCAGTTCTTTACCGCTTTCCCGGCTGGTGAGCTTGTGCAAGTATGTACGACCCTCCGCTTCAGCTGGCGCCACAGCCGACACCACGGTATCGCCCAGTATACTTTCTGCTTTAAAGATGATATCTACCTCCTGCAGTTGCTTCTGTTCCAGCACCTCCAGTGGCAGCGTGTCCAGGGCCCACTGCAGGTAACGGGTGTTGGTTACGTGGCGGTTCAGGTCGATGTCGTGCCAGCGCACCGGCATTTGCTGCTCGTGCTGCGCCTCCTGCAGCTGTGGCAGCTTGCCCTTGGCAAACGGAAGTGGCTCGCTTTCCGGCACAACCTCCAGGGCCATGATAAAATCGGGCACCGAGACGAGCTGCCGCTTCACCACATCCATCACCAGCCACACGCTGGTGGCCTGCCCCAGCAGTTCCCGCTCCTCGCTGTAAACCCTGAAATCGCGGTGCAGGAACACGCGCTCGCGCCCCGAGGCCCAGGTTTCCACAGTTAGCTTATCGTTATGGCCGGGGTAGCGGAACATTTCCACGCGCATGCGCTGCAGCACCCACGTCAGCCCCCGCTCCAGCAAATCGTACATCGAAATGCCCAGGTCGCGGGTGTTCTCCCAGGCGGCCTCCTGCATATAGCTTACCAATGCCGGCATGGTGGCCCTGCCCCGGTAGTCTATCTCGCCGGAGCGAACGGTAAACGCACTTTCCCCTGCCCTTGATTTCATAGCTCAGTTTATACTTGTCCGGATGCTAAGGTACGTAAGAATTGCGGCAGGCGCCACCAAAAAACAAGAGCACACCTGTTGGTAGGGTGTGCTCTTGCTGTTGGCGCTCCTGCAATATACTTACATCATGGCGCCAATGCCCACGCCCAGGAACATGAACAGCAGGCCCAGTGCGTAAAAGGCCAATACAATGATGGTGAGCACGCCTACAAACTTAAACAGCGACTTCAGGTTACTGAA is a window of Pontibacter kalidii DNA encoding:
- a CDS encoding DUF4286 family protein produces the protein MILYNETISIENTVADEWLQWMQEVHIPAVMDTGYFLGNQISRLMHEVANDGTTYAVQYTCHSLEDLEEYQREQAPEIDLRHHERYQGRYVVFRSMLEVVARDVERKGEE
- a CDS encoding GNAT family N-acetyltransferase, encoding MIEIRKGTIDDLPQVYALIKELAAYERAPDEVTNTLLEMERDGFGENAIYKFFVAETEEGVVGIALYYTAYSTWKGRMLFLEDLVVTERLRRTGIGKRLFNAVAQEAKDTGAKRFKWQVLEWNEPAIAFYKKIGAALDSEWINCSLNEEQIRQYAS
- a CDS encoding acyl-[acyl-carrier-protein] thioesterase, with product MKSRAGESAFTVRSGEIDYRGRATMPALVSYMQEAAWENTRDLGISMYDLLERGLTWVLQRMRVEMFRYPGHNDKLTVETWASGRERVFLHRDFRVYSEERELLGQATSVWLVMDVVKRQLVSVPDFIMALEVVPESEPLPFAKGKLPQLQEAQHEQQMPVRWHDIDLNRHVTNTRYLQWALDTLPLEVLEQKQLQEVDIIFKAESILGDTVVSAVAPAEAEGRTYLHKLTSRESGKELVQARTVWELESLGV